One Thermus antranikianii DSM 12462 DNA window includes the following coding sequences:
- a CDS encoding Uma2 family endonuclease — MLAPKLPKALEAYLEEEAQSPVKREYLRGRLYAMAGASALHNRVALNIAARFLEAARPRGCRVYMSDMKLRIRDEAVYYPDVMVVCQPGPPHPYYEEAPCAVVEVLSPATEVQDRREKRALYETLDSLEVYLLVDPEARRFTLYRRTPEGFAEEEGEEALIPCLDLVLRAEEAFRL, encoded by the coding sequence ATGTTAGCCCCCAAGCTTCCTAAAGCTCTGGAAGCCTACCTGGAGGAGGAGGCCCAGTCTCCGGTGAAGCGGGAGTACTTGCGGGGGCGCCTTTACGCCATGGCGGGGGCCAGCGCCCTCCATAACCGGGTGGCCCTCAACATCGCCGCCCGGTTTCTGGAGGCGGCCAGGCCCAGGGGGTGCCGGGTGTACATGAGCGACATGAAGCTACGGATCCGGGATGAAGCCGTCTACTACCCCGACGTGATGGTGGTGTGCCAACCCGGGCCTCCCCACCCTTACTACGAGGAGGCTCCTTGCGCCGTGGTGGAGGTTCTTTCGCCCGCCACCGAGGTGCAGGACCGCCGGGAAAAACGGGCCCTTTATGAAACCCTGGACAGCTTGGAGGTCTACCTTCTGGTGGACCCCGAGGCCCGCCGCTTCACCCTTTACCGCAGGACCCCCGAGGGCTTTGCGGAGGAGGAAGGGGAAGAGGCCTTGATCCCCTGCCTGGACCTCGTGTTGCGGGCCGAGGAGGCCTTCCGCCTTTAG
- a CDS encoding alpha/beta fold hydrolase, with protein sequence MRGVVFLHAFPYNPRMWEEEMGYFRGRLPVLAPHYLGLSLSQAADKVLGEMDEAGLEEAVFVGLSMGGYLIFELWRRAPERFLGLVLADTRAGADTEEGRKNRYALRERVLAEGVGFLPEALLPNHLGKTTQEEKPEVVARAKALILEASPEAVAGSLLALAERPDSTPLLPGMRRPALVLVGEEDTLTPPEEAKRMARALPDARLLILPEAGHLANLENPKAFRTALLGFLAEVL encoded by the coding sequence ATGCGAGGCGTGGTGTTCCTGCACGCTTTCCCCTACAACCCCCGGATGTGGGAGGAGGAGATGGGCTACTTTCGGGGGCGGCTTCCCGTCCTGGCCCCCCATTACTTAGGGCTATCCCTTTCCCAGGCAGCGGATAAGGTGCTGGGGGAGATGGATGAGGCGGGCCTCGAGGAGGCCGTCTTCGTGGGGCTTTCCATGGGGGGCTACCTCATCTTCGAACTTTGGCGCAGGGCCCCCGAGCGCTTCCTGGGCCTGGTGCTGGCGGATACCCGCGCGGGGGCCGACACCGAGGAGGGCCGGAAAAACCGCTATGCCCTAAGGGAAAGGGTTCTGGCGGAAGGGGTGGGCTTCCTGCCCGAGGCCCTTCTCCCAAACCACCTGGGCAAGACCACGCAGGAGGAGAAGCCCGAGGTGGTGGCAAGGGCCAAAGCCCTCATCCTGGAGGCCAGCCCCGAGGCGGTGGCAGGAAGCCTCCTGGCCCTGGCGGAACGGCCCGACTCCACCCCCCTGCTTCCCGGGATGCGCCGCCCGGCCCTGGTCCTGGTGGGGGAGGAGGACACCCTAACCCCCCCGGAGGAGGCCAAGCGGATGGCCAGGGCCCTGCCCGACGCCCGCCTGCTCATCCTTCCCGAGGCCGGGCACCTGGCCAACCTGGAAAACCCCAAGGCCTTCCGCACGGCCCTTCTGGGCTTTCTGGCCGAGGTGCTCTAA
- the sufU gene encoding Fe-S cluster assembly sulfur transfer protein SufU, producing MSVLDELYREIILKHYQNPKNFGVLPQATKTAGGMNPSCGDQVEVMVRLEGDTIADIRFQGQGCAISTASASMMTELVKGKKVAEALELSRKFQAMVVEGAPPDPALGDLLALQGVAKLPARVKCATLAWHALEEALR from the coding sequence ATGAGCGTCCTTGACGAGCTTTACCGGGAGATCATCCTCAAGCACTACCAGAACCCCAAAAACTTCGGGGTCCTGCCCCAGGCCACCAAGACCGCCGGGGGCATGAACCCTTCCTGTGGGGACCAGGTGGAGGTGATGGTGCGGCTGGAAGGGGATACCATCGCCGACATCCGCTTCCAGGGTCAAGGGTGCGCCATCAGCACCGCAAGCGCCTCCATGATGACCGAGCTGGTGAAGGGGAAGAAGGTGGCGGAGGCCCTGGAGCTTTCCAGGAAGTTCCAGGCCATGGTGGTGGAAGGAGCCCCCCCCGACCCGGCCCTTGGGGATCTCCTGGCCCTTCAGGGGGTGGCCAAGCTCCCCGCCCGGGTGAAGTGCGCCACCTTGGCCTGGCACGCCCTCGAGGAGGCCCTGCGGTGA
- a CDS encoding cysteine desulfurase: MDFTTLREDFPLIAGRPDLVYLDSAATSQKPKRVLEALDRYYKELNANVHRGAYRLSVAATEAYEEARRRMARFLNAEEREIIFVRNTTEALNLVAYAWGLRNLKEGDEILVTEMEHHAGLVPWHLVAGLKGARIKAIPLTEEGRLDLSALDTLLTERVKVVSVVHMSNVLGTINPVAEIARRAKEVGALVVVDGAQSAPHLPVDVKALGADFFALSGHKMLGPTGAGVLFGRYEVLEGMMPFLGGGEMIREVHVDRSTYAPPPQRFEAGTPPIAEAIALGEAASYLMEIGMERVYAHDRALLEYALKRLAEVPDLKVYGPKGEDRGGVIPFTLGRLHPHDLATFLDQEGIAVRAGHHCAQPLHRKLGLAATARASFYLYNTFEEVDRFVEALLRIHTRYRAWL; the protein is encoded by the coding sequence ATGGACTTTACCACCCTAAGGGAGGACTTCCCCTTGATCGCGGGGCGGCCGGATCTGGTCTACCTGGACTCCGCCGCCACCAGCCAGAAGCCCAAGCGGGTCCTGGAGGCTTTGGACCGCTACTACAAGGAGCTCAACGCCAACGTCCACCGCGGGGCTTACCGCCTCTCCGTGGCGGCCACCGAGGCCTACGAGGAAGCAAGGCGCCGCATGGCCCGCTTCCTCAACGCCGAGGAAAGGGAGATCATCTTCGTGCGCAACACCACCGAGGCCCTGAACCTGGTGGCCTACGCCTGGGGCTTAAGGAACCTTAAGGAGGGCGACGAGATCCTGGTCACGGAAATGGAGCACCACGCAGGGCTTGTGCCCTGGCACCTGGTGGCGGGGCTCAAGGGAGCCCGGATCAAGGCCATCCCCCTCACCGAGGAGGGCCGGTTGGACCTTTCCGCCCTGGACACCCTCCTCACGGAAAGGGTCAAGGTGGTTTCCGTGGTCCACATGTCCAACGTCCTGGGCACCATCAACCCCGTGGCGGAGATCGCCAGGAGGGCCAAGGAGGTGGGGGCCCTGGTGGTGGTGGACGGGGCGCAAAGCGCCCCCCACCTGCCCGTGGACGTGAAAGCCCTGGGAGCCGACTTCTTTGCCCTCTCCGGCCACAAGATGCTGGGGCCCACAGGGGCCGGGGTGCTCTTTGGACGGTACGAGGTCCTGGAGGGGATGATGCCCTTCCTGGGAGGAGGGGAGATGATCCGGGAAGTCCACGTGGACCGCTCCACCTACGCTCCCCCTCCCCAACGCTTTGAAGCCGGCACTCCCCCCATCGCCGAGGCCATCGCCTTGGGAGAAGCGGCCAGCTACCTGATGGAGATCGGCATGGAGCGGGTCTATGCCCATGACCGGGCCCTTTTGGAATATGCCCTAAAGCGCCTTGCGGAGGTGCCGGACCTCAAGGTGTACGGTCCCAAGGGGGAGGATCGGGGCGGAGTCATCCCCTTCACCTTAGGCCGCCTCCACCCCCATGACCTGGCCACCTTCCTGGACCAGGAGGGGATCGCGGTAAGGGCAGGGCACCACTGCGCCCAACCCCTGCACCGGAAGCTGGGCCTGGCCGCCACGGCCCGGGCGAGCTTCTACCTCTACAACACCTTCGAGGAGGTGGACCGCTTCGTGGAAGCCCTCCTTCGCATCCACACCCGGTACCGGGCCTGGCTATAA
- a CDS encoding heavy metal translocating P-type ATPase encodes MHPHPHPHPPPASPSQAHDRHAGHTPEMFRDRFLVCLLLTLPVLYASEEVRGLLGLPPWEGASWIPLPLGTLIYLYGGGVFLQGALRELGGRRPGMMTLVALGISVAYIYSLAVELAPLTEGKPFWWELATLVDVMLLGHFLEMKAILGAGEALKALAKLMPQTAHRLVDGRVEDVPTTALREGDLILIRPGEQVPADGVVVEGATSMNEAFLTGESRPVAKGVGDEVLAGALNGEGAIQVRVTRTGTSTTLGQIMRLVEEAQASRSRFQDLGDRAAGWLFYLAVLGGSATFFLWLLADASLSFALERAVTVVVIACPHALGLAIPLVVVNATAMAAQRGILIRNREAFERATGLRYVALDKTGTLTEGRFEVRGVYAEGLEEGKALALAAALEAFSEHPLAEAIREHAKAHLGPEALLPSPTRVQAVPGKGVEGYLDGQLYRVGRPEWAEELGLSLPPYLAQALREVEARGESAVVLMDETRLLALFALRDRPRPSAREAIQRLKALGLTPVMVTGDAEAVAKTLAGELGIALYHARVLPQDKARIVRELRSQGPTAFVGDGINDAPALLEADLGVAIGAGTHVAMESADVVLVKSDPLDVVRLLHLAQATRRKMLQNLFWATGYNAIALPLAAGAAYPFGFLFPPALGALFMSLSTVVVAFNALLLRRAHLDA; translated from the coding sequence ATGCATCCCCACCCCCATCCCCATCCTCCCCCCGCCTCCCCCTCCCAGGCCCATGACCGGCATGCGGGCCACACCCCGGAGATGTTCCGGGACCGCTTCCTGGTTTGTCTTCTCCTCACCCTGCCGGTCCTCTACGCCTCCGAGGAGGTGCGGGGCCTCCTCGGCCTTCCCCCCTGGGAGGGAGCCTCCTGGATCCCCCTCCCCCTGGGAACCCTGATCTACCTCTACGGCGGCGGCGTCTTCCTCCAGGGGGCCCTCCGGGAGCTTGGGGGCAGGCGGCCGGGGATGATGACCCTGGTGGCCCTGGGGATCAGCGTGGCCTATATCTACAGCCTGGCCGTGGAACTGGCTCCCCTGACCGAGGGGAAGCCCTTCTGGTGGGAGCTGGCCACCCTGGTGGATGTGATGCTCCTCGGCCACTTCCTGGAGATGAAGGCCATCCTGGGAGCGGGCGAGGCTTTAAAAGCCTTGGCCAAACTGATGCCCCAGACGGCCCACCGCCTGGTTGATGGCCGGGTCGAGGATGTACCCACCACCGCCCTCCGGGAGGGGGACCTCATCCTCATCCGCCCGGGGGAGCAGGTGCCCGCGGACGGCGTGGTGGTGGAAGGGGCCACCAGCATGAACGAGGCCTTCCTCACCGGGGAGTCCCGGCCCGTGGCCAAGGGGGTGGGGGACGAGGTCCTGGCCGGGGCGTTAAACGGGGAGGGGGCCATCCAGGTCCGGGTGACCCGCACCGGAACCTCCACCACCCTGGGGCAGATCATGCGCCTGGTGGAGGAAGCCCAGGCTTCCCGGAGCCGCTTCCAGGACCTGGGCGACCGGGCGGCGGGGTGGCTTTTCTACCTGGCGGTGCTGGGGGGAAGCGCAACCTTCTTCCTTTGGCTTCTAGCCGACGCATCCTTGTCCTTCGCCCTGGAGCGGGCGGTGACCGTGGTGGTCATCGCCTGCCCCCACGCCTTGGGCCTGGCCATACCCTTGGTGGTGGTCAACGCCACGGCCATGGCCGCCCAAAGGGGAATCCTCATCCGAAACCGGGAAGCCTTTGAGCGGGCCACGGGCCTAAGGTATGTGGCCCTGGACAAGACCGGGACCCTCACCGAGGGGCGGTTCGAGGTGCGGGGGGTGTATGCGGAGGGCCTCGAGGAAGGGAAGGCCCTGGCCTTGGCCGCGGCCCTCGAGGCCTTCTCTGAACACCCCCTGGCCGAGGCCATCCGCGAGCACGCCAAGGCCCACCTGGGCCCCGAGGCCCTTCTTCCCTCCCCCACCAGGGTGCAGGCCGTGCCGGGCAAAGGGGTGGAGGGGTATCTAGATGGGCAGCTTTACCGGGTGGGCCGGCCGGAGTGGGCCGAGGAACTGGGCCTTTCCCTCCCCCCCTACCTCGCCCAGGCCCTGAGGGAAGTAGAGGCCCGGGGGGAAAGCGCCGTGGTCCTCATGGATGAAACCCGCCTCCTCGCCCTTTTCGCTCTTCGCGACCGCCCGCGCCCTTCGGCCCGGGAGGCCATCCAACGCCTCAAAGCCCTGGGCCTCACCCCCGTTATGGTCACAGGGGACGCCGAGGCGGTGGCGAAAACCCTGGCTGGGGAACTGGGTATCGCCCTCTACCACGCCCGGGTCCTGCCCCAGGACAAGGCCCGCATCGTGCGGGAGCTAAGGTCCCAAGGCCCCACCGCCTTCGTGGGGGACGGCATCAACGATGCCCCTGCCCTCCTGGAAGCGGACCTTGGGGTAGCCATCGGGGCGGGAACCCATGTGGCCATGGAATCCGCCGATGTGGTGCTGGTCAAGAGCGATCCCCTGGACGTGGTCCGCCTCCTCCACCTGGCCCAGGCCACACGGAGGAAGATGCTCCAAAACCTCTTCTGGGCCACAGGGTACAACGCCATCGCCCTGCCCCTGGCCGCGGGCGCGGCCTACCCTTTCGGCTTCCTCTTCCCTCCGGCCCTCGGTGCCCTCTTCATGAGCCTCTCCACCGTGGTGGTGGCCTTCAACGCCCTTCTCCTAAGGCGGGCACACCTGGACGCCTAG
- a CDS encoding multicopper oxidase family protein, producing MNTDRRTLLKLTAGLLLSPLARGQASFPEPPVLKSRDGLLQVRLKVAPTPLSLAGREARLWTYGGSFPGPTLRVRPGDAVRLELENLLPEPTNLHWHGLPISPKVDDPFLEIPPKETWSYAFTVPQDLAGTFWYHPHLHGRVAPQLFAGLAGAIVVESPVDGIPELREAEEHLLVLKDLELASGRPAAHTPMDWINGKEGNLLLVNGASRPTLRASKATLRLRLLNASNARYYRLQLEGHPLYLIASDGGFLEEPYEVPELLLAPGERAEVLVRFQKEGAFRLLALPYDRGIHMMGGMEHMGHGGMSMGTSPSGPQTLLTLVAPPRPKPLPLPKALAKLPALNPNQARVTRRITFTEDMMAGKFFINGRTFDHLRVDFQGRAGDLEVWEVDNQGDMDHPFHLHTHPFQVLSVNGKPLPYRALKDVVNLKAKEVVRLLVPLRNLPGKTVFHCHIVEHEDRGMMGVLEVV from the coding sequence ATGAACACGGATCGCCGAACCCTTTTAAAGCTCACCGCAGGCCTCCTCCTCTCCCCCCTGGCCAGGGGACAGGCCTCCTTTCCCGAGCCCCCGGTGCTCAAAAGCCGGGACGGCCTTCTTCAGGTGCGGCTGAAGGTTGCCCCCACCCCCCTTTCCCTGGCGGGACGGGAAGCGCGGCTTTGGACCTACGGGGGCAGCTTCCCAGGGCCTACCCTCAGGGTGCGCCCGGGGGATGCCGTGCGCCTCGAGCTGGAAAACCTGCTCCCCGAGCCCACGAACCTGCACTGGCACGGGCTTCCCATCTCCCCTAAGGTGGACGATCCCTTCCTGGAAATCCCCCCCAAGGAAACCTGGAGCTACGCCTTCACCGTTCCCCAGGACCTGGCAGGCACCTTCTGGTACCATCCCCACCTGCACGGGCGGGTGGCCCCCCAGCTTTTCGCCGGACTGGCGGGGGCCATCGTGGTGGAAAGCCCCGTGGACGGGATTCCCGAGCTCCGGGAAGCCGAGGAGCACCTTTTGGTGCTCAAGGACCTGGAGCTCGCATCGGGCCGTCCCGCCGCCCACACCCCCATGGACTGGATCAACGGCAAGGAGGGCAACCTTCTTCTGGTCAACGGGGCTTCCCGCCCCACCTTGCGGGCCAGCAAGGCCACCTTGCGCCTCCGCCTCCTGAACGCCAGCAACGCCCGCTACTACCGGCTCCAGTTGGAAGGGCATCCCCTTTACCTCATCGCCAGCGACGGGGGCTTCCTGGAGGAACCCTATGAGGTCCCCGAACTCCTCCTGGCCCCCGGGGAACGGGCAGAGGTCCTGGTGCGCTTCCAGAAGGAAGGGGCTTTCCGCCTCCTCGCCCTGCCCTACGACCGAGGGATCCACATGATGGGCGGGATGGAGCACATGGGCCACGGAGGAATGTCCATGGGAACGAGCCCCAGCGGCCCGCAAACCCTCCTCACCCTGGTGGCTCCGCCCCGCCCCAAACCCCTCCCCCTGCCCAAGGCCCTGGCCAAACTGCCCGCCCTCAACCCCAACCAGGCCAGGGTGACCCGGCGCATCACCTTCACGGAGGACATGATGGCCGGGAAGTTCTTCATCAACGGCCGAACCTTTGATCACCTCAGGGTGGACTTCCAGGGACGGGCGGGGGACCTCGAGGTCTGGGAGGTGGACAACCAAGGGGACATGGACCACCCCTTCCACCTCCACACCCACCCCTTCCAGGTTCTCTCGGTGAACGGCAAGCCCCTTCCTTACCGCGCCCTCAAGGACGTGGTCAACCTGAAGGCCAAGGAGGTGGTGCGCCTTCTGGTTCCCCTTAGGAACCTTCCCGGGAAGACCGTCTTCCACTGCCACATCGTGGAGCACGAGGACCGGGGCATGATGGGGGTGCTGGAGGTGGTCTAA
- a CDS encoding DUF302 domain-containing protein, producing MTDLRKTLKTSLAEARARLEAALKEEGFGILTEIDVAATLKARLGLERPPYLILGACNPNLAAKALEAEPDIGLLLPCNAVLREGGEGVEILLQDPKGMFQVLPPEKQEALKPVVEEARSRLEKALAKL from the coding sequence ATGACGGACTTAAGGAAAACCCTGAAAACCAGCCTGGCCGAGGCCCGTGCCCGCCTGGAAGCCGCCTTGAAGGAGGAAGGCTTCGGCATCCTCACGGAGATCGACGTGGCCGCCACCCTAAAGGCCCGCCTGGGCCTGGAAAGGCCCCCTTACCTGATCCTGGGAGCCTGCAACCCGAACCTGGCCGCCAAGGCCCTCGAGGCCGAGCCCGACATCGGCCTCCTCCTCCCCTGCAACGCCGTGCTCAGGGAAGGCGGAGAAGGCGTGGAAATCCTCCTCCAAGACCCCAAGGGCATGTTCCAGGTCCTCCCTCCGGAAAAGCAGGAGGCCCTGAAACCCGTGGTGGAAGAGGCTAGAAGCCGGCTAGAAAAAGCCCTGGCCAAACTCTAG
- a CDS encoding sulfite exporter TauE/SafE family protein, which produces MGMRRELLALGLAVLGLVGLALGSGLLEEVSRSLYRTANTLYALLAPWVDGLRREVGVPWLSAFLLGVLAAFAPCQITTGASALAYLAPSALEGRVWPRFLAFLLGKAFTYLVLAGVVLFVLGGTLDNPGAIFRPVRLALGPFMVLVGLGLLGVVRWPLAWAAPESWVARVGAWGGLVGPLALGGVYGLAFCPTLFWLFFGLLLPLALASPFGLLFPLLFALGTGFPLGFLLLLFARMGRGQALKGMRLVGSRLLRGAGAVFVALGMLDTVLYWNL; this is translated from the coding sequence ATGGGTATGCGAAGAGAGCTCCTGGCGCTTGGTCTCGCTGTCCTGGGCCTGGTGGGGTTGGCCTTGGGAAGCGGGTTACTGGAGGAGGTTTCCCGAAGCCTTTACCGAACGGCCAACACCCTGTACGCTCTCCTGGCCCCCTGGGTGGATGGCCTGAGGCGGGAGGTGGGGGTCCCTTGGCTTTCCGCTTTCCTGCTTGGGGTCTTGGCGGCCTTTGCTCCCTGCCAGATCACCACCGGGGCCAGCGCCCTGGCCTATCTGGCTCCTTCCGCCCTCGAGGGAAGGGTCTGGCCCAGGTTTCTGGCCTTTCTCCTGGGGAAGGCCTTCACCTACCTGGTGCTCGCCGGGGTGGTTCTCTTCGTTTTGGGCGGGACCCTGGACAACCCCGGGGCCATCTTCCGCCCGGTGCGGCTGGCCCTTGGGCCCTTTATGGTCTTGGTGGGCCTGGGCCTTTTGGGGGTGGTGCGCTGGCCCCTGGCCTGGGCGGCGCCGGAGAGCTGGGTGGCCCGGGTGGGGGCGTGGGGTGGGCTTGTTGGGCCCTTGGCTTTGGGCGGGGTTTACGGCTTGGCCTTCTGCCCTACCCTCTTCTGGCTTTTCTTCGGGCTTCTCCTTCCCCTAGCCCTGGCCTCTCCCTTTGGGCTTCTCTTTCCCCTTCTCTTCGCCCTGGGGACGGGCTTTCCCCTGGGTTTCCTGCTCCTCCTTTTCGCCCGCATGGGCCGGGGCCAGGCCCTCAAGGGAATGCGCCTCGTGGGAAGCCGTCTTCTAAGGGGTGCAGGGGCGGTCTTCGTGGCCCTGGGGATGTTGGACACGGTGCTTTACTGGAACCTCTAG
- a CDS encoding class I SAM-dependent methyltransferase has translation MKRGLRARFFAALLPALSRGHVGLSEPWRKKLLGSLAGKVLEIGPGTGVNLAYLPDGVHWIGLEPNPYLHPHLKRALSLRGLSGEVLLGQAEAIPLPEESVEAVVATLVLCSVADPRATLAEILRVLKPGGRLVFLEHVAAPPGSSLRRFQDLLCPLWGFLGDGCHPNRETLALIREAGFARVEAEAFELPLPLVAPHVAGVAWKG, from the coding sequence ATGAAGAGGGGCTTAAGGGCTCGGTTTTTCGCCGCCCTCCTTCCCGCCCTTTCCCGGGGGCACGTGGGCTTGAGCGAACCCTGGCGGAAGAAACTCCTGGGAAGCCTGGCGGGGAAGGTTTTGGAGATCGGCCCGGGGACAGGGGTTAACCTGGCCTATCTGCCGGATGGCGTCCACTGGATTGGCCTCGAGCCCAATCCCTACCTCCACCCCCACCTTAAGCGGGCCCTGAGCCTGAGGGGGCTTTCCGGCGAGGTTCTTTTAGGCCAGGCGGAGGCCATCCCCCTGCCGGAGGAAAGCGTGGAGGCCGTGGTGGCCACCTTGGTCCTTTGCTCGGTGGCGGATCCTAGGGCGACCTTGGCGGAGATCCTCAGGGTGTTGAAGCCCGGGGGGCGTTTGGTTTTTTTGGAACACGTGGCCGCTCCCCCGGGCTCTTCCCTGCGTCGATTCCAGGACCTCCTTTGCCCCTTATGGGGGTTTTTGGGGGACGGCTGCCATCCCAACCGGGAAACCCTAGCCCTTATTCGGGAAGCCGGGTTTGCCCGGGTGGAGGCGGAGGCCTTCGAACTGCCCCTTCCCCTGGTGGCCCCTCATGTGGCCGGGGTGGCCTGGAAGGGATAG
- a CDS encoding WD40/YVTN/BNR-like repeat-containing protein, translated as MRPFTFFTLFLGLALAQTPLGPVPTRDVHALLWHPSGALLLGHHDGIVAWKNSTPQDLVRRRDWDAMNLAWDGKRLIAAGHWILAESRDLKRFRDLRPKGLPALDLHAYAIDPRKPEVHYTLEATYGYFRSRDGGQTWAKLPARGLPKAGMAFFLVDQKGRLWASLMERGLFLSEDGGESFRPIPSPDPAPGPLALSPSGTLYLGGKLGLWQRTEAGWRRIWQGAVLALTAHPQEEGWLAWVDERGTLWQGR; from the coding sequence ATGCGCCCTTTCACCTTTTTTACCCTCTTCCTCGGCCTCGCCCTGGCCCAAACTCCCTTGGGTCCGGTGCCCACGCGGGACGTTCACGCCCTTTTGTGGCACCCCTCGGGAGCCTTGCTCCTGGGCCACCACGACGGCATCGTTGCCTGGAAAAACAGCACCCCCCAGGACCTGGTGCGGCGGCGGGACTGGGACGCCATGAACCTGGCCTGGGATGGCAAGCGCCTTATCGCGGCCGGGCACTGGATCCTTGCGGAAAGCCGGGATCTCAAGCGCTTCCGCGACCTAAGGCCCAAGGGCCTTCCCGCCCTGGACCTCCACGCCTATGCCATCGATCCCAGGAAGCCTGAGGTCCACTACACCCTCGAGGCCACCTACGGCTACTTCCGCAGCCGGGACGGCGGGCAGACCTGGGCAAAGCTTCCCGCCCGGGGCCTGCCCAAAGCGGGGATGGCCTTCTTCCTGGTGGACCAAAAGGGCCGCCTCTGGGCTTCCCTGATGGAAAGGGGGCTCTTCCTGAGCGAGGATGGGGGCGAAAGCTTCCGCCCCATTCCCTCCCCTGACCCCGCCCCGGGACCCCTGGCCCTCTCCCCTTCGGGCACCCTGTACCTGGGAGGAAAGCTCGGCCTCTGGCAGCGGACGGAAGCGGGGTGGCGCAGGATCTGGCAGGGAGCGGTGTTGGCCCTCACCGCCCATCCCCAGGAGGAGGGTTGGCTGGCCTGGGTGGACGAAAGGGGCACCCTCTGGCAGGGGCGCTGA
- a CDS encoding CueP family metal-binding protein, translating to MKKLLALVLGVALGLAQTPSPEALKGLKPEEALALAKRWREEGQRVVSYVTPEAFFFEFPDGRKAQVALKDRFLLAIAPYVSRTHPCQVHYFSSCTGELQEEVFEVRVLEGEKEVLKTQVKTGKDGFFELWLPRNRRYTLEIRWGNLAATGSVATFSQSPTCLTGFRLASR from the coding sequence ATGAAGAAGCTTCTGGCGCTTGTCCTAGGCGTGGCTTTAGGCCTGGCCCAGACTCCCTCCCCCGAGGCCCTCAAAGGCCTGAAGCCCGAAGAGGCCCTGGCCCTGGCCAAGCGGTGGCGGGAGGAAGGGCAAAGGGTGGTGAGCTACGTGACTCCCGAGGCCTTCTTCTTCGAGTTCCCGGACGGCCGCAAAGCCCAGGTGGCCCTCAAGGACCGCTTCCTCCTGGCGATCGCCCCTTACGTGAGCCGTACCCATCCCTGCCAGGTCCACTACTTCTCCAGCTGCACGGGGGAGCTCCAGGAGGAGGTCTTTGAGGTTCGGGTGCTGGAGGGGGAAAAGGAGGTGCTCAAGACCCAGGTCAAAACGGGGAAGGACGGGTTCTTTGAGCTCTGGTTGCCCCGCAACCGCCGCTACACCCTGGAGATCCGCTGGGGGAACCTGGCGGCCACCGGCTCCGTAGCCACCTTCAGCCAAAGCCCCACCTGCCTTACCGGCTTCCGCCTCGCCTCACGGTAG
- a CDS encoding sensor histidine kinase encodes MRLFAKLFLSHLLVALLALFLFFLLAETLAPSFYRGHVERMYHALSMMGGLMMGEALRRDLEEGLRSTLTTALLAALPLSVAGAALSASFASLRFSRTARLLAEGSRRMAQGEYRVRLPPLERDELGEVALHFNRLAEALERVEQSRVELIGTVAHELRTPLSALQAYAEALADGVMEPEKAAERIQQEVRAMSRLIRDLSLVSQVESGAVELHPEPLDPKGLLEQAAERFRPAFQAKGVALEVAAPSFLPRVWADAERTLQVLANLLSNALRHTPEGGRVTLGVERAGQAVVFSVEDTGPGIPEEHLPRIFERFYRIDPSRSRQDGGTGVGLTIAKSLVEAMGGRIWVESQLGRGSVFRFTLPLYTGLMGKA; translated from the coding sequence ATGCGCCTCTTCGCTAAGCTCTTCCTCAGCCACCTTCTGGTGGCCCTCCTGGCCCTGTTCCTCTTCTTCCTCCTGGCGGAGACCCTGGCCCCCTCCTTCTACCGGGGGCATGTGGAGCGCATGTACCACGCCCTATCCATGATGGGCGGGCTCATGATGGGCGAGGCCTTAAGGCGGGACCTCGAGGAAGGCCTCCGCTCCACCCTCACCACCGCCCTCCTTGCCGCCCTCCCCTTGTCCGTGGCCGGGGCCGCCCTCTCCGCCTCCTTCGCCAGCCTGCGCTTCTCCCGCACCGCCAGGCTTCTGGCCGAGGGAAGCCGCCGCATGGCCCAAGGGGAGTACCGGGTTCGCCTTCCCCCCCTGGAACGGGACGAGCTCGGCGAGGTGGCCCTTCACTTCAACCGCCTGGCCGAGGCTCTGGAACGGGTGGAACAAAGCCGGGTGGAGCTCATCGGCACCGTGGCCCACGAGCTTAGGACTCCCCTGTCCGCCCTGCAAGCCTACGCCGAGGCCCTGGCGGACGGGGTCATGGAGCCCGAAAAGGCAGCGGAAAGGATCCAGCAGGAAGTGCGGGCCATGAGCCGGCTGATCCGGGATCTCTCCCTGGTTTCCCAGGTGGAATCGGGGGCCGTGGAGCTTCACCCCGAGCCCCTGGACCCCAAAGGCCTCCTGGAACAGGCGGCGGAACGCTTCCGCCCCGCCTTCCAGGCCAAGGGCGTGGCCCTGGAGGTGGCGGCTCCCTCCTTTCTCCCCCGGGTCTGGGCCGATGCGGAACGGACCCTCCAGGTGCTCGCCAACCTGCTTTCCAACGCCCTCCGCCACACCCCAGAGGGAGGAAGGGTAACCCTTGGAGTGGAAAGGGCAGGCCAGGCAGTGGTCTTCAGCGTGGAGGATACAGGGCCCGGCATCCCCGAGGAACACCTTCCCCGCATCTTTGAGCGCTTCTACCGCATAGACCCCTCCCGCAGCCGTCAGGACGGGGGAACCGGAGTGGGCCTCACCATCGCTAAGAGCCTGGTAGAAGCCATGGGGGGAAGGATCTGGGTGGAAAGCCAGCTGGGCCGGGGAAGCGTTTTCCGCTTCACCCTGCCCCTTTACACAGGCTTAATGGGAAAGGCTTAG